One stretch of Rhodoferax lithotrophicus DNA includes these proteins:
- the def gene encoding peptide deformylase: MSVRDILKMGDPRLLRVAQPVTQFDSDELHLLITDLLDTMHAADGAGLAAPQIGVDLQVVIFGTGTPNPRYPQAPVVPRTVLINPVITPLAGPEGAPPEEVEDWEGCLSVPGLRGKVPRFQTIRYTGWDQFGEPIDRTVEGFHARVVQHECDHLIGKLYPMRVRDFSQFGFTSVLFPELAESDD, translated from the coding sequence ATGAGCGTTCGTGACATCCTCAAAATGGGCGACCCACGCCTGCTGCGCGTGGCCCAGCCAGTGACGCAATTCGACAGCGATGAATTACACCTGCTGATCACTGATTTGCTGGACACCATGCATGCCGCTGACGGGGCTGGGCTGGCTGCGCCACAAATCGGGGTGGATCTGCAAGTGGTGATTTTTGGCACGGGTACCCCCAACCCGCGTTACCCGCAGGCCCCGGTGGTACCGCGCACGGTGTTGATCAACCCGGTGATCACCCCGCTGGCCGGGCCGGAGGGTGCGCCGCCTGAAGAAGTTGAAGACTGGGAAGGTTGCCTGTCGGTACCCGGCTTGCGTGGCAAGGTGCCGCGCTTCCAGACCATCCGCTACACCGGGTGGGATCAATTTGGTGAGCCGATAGATCGCACCGTGGAAGGTTTCCATGCCCGCGTGGTGCAGCATGAGTGTGACCACCTGATCGGCAAGTTGTACCCGATGCGGGTGCGCGACTTTTCGCAGTTTGGATTCACCTCGGTGCTGTTCCCCGAGTTGGCCGAGTCGGACGATTGA